In one window of Clarias gariepinus isolate MV-2021 ecotype Netherlands chromosome 10, CGAR_prim_01v2, whole genome shotgun sequence DNA:
- the bmt2 gene encoding S-adenosylmethionine sensor upstream of mTORC1 produces the protein MEHQFSVSAEPESEPGVRTDALFERDEQEKLSGVVKRVHRKLRRKYIEVGDFDKIWREHCEDEQTLNEYAVAMKSLADNHWAKKCDGEGRIEWCRSVCQEYFMDGGMKKMLEKDAKAVKHAATATGQAPLSTDFSQPSFNFRNDKLHLLDVGSCFNPFLRFDEFLTVGIDIVPAVESVYKCDFLNLQLQQPLQLASDALDAFLRQLRDPIETLPGQLFHVVVFSLLLSYFPSPYQRWLCCKKAHELLALHGLLLIITPDSSHQGRHALMMRSWRVAIESLGFKRYRYVKFSHMHMLAFRKVSITTSSDLVSHNYPEMLYIPQDFGTLDEDDAFRDSCQPPRSDSEDEQLARSFIELPEASYDSDSGESQSGSAPFHELEDPILLYS, from the exons ATGGAGCACCAGTTCAGCGTCTCTGCAGAGCCCGAGTCCGAACCCGGCGTACGGACAGACGCGCTGTTTGAGCGGGACGAGCAGGAGAAACTGTCCGGTGTTGTGAAACGCGTCCACCGAAAACTGCGGAGGAAATATATTGAAG TGGGCGATTTTGATAAGATCTGGCGCGAGCACTGTGAGGACGAGCAGACCCTGAACGAATATGCTGTTGCCATGAAGAGTCTCGCCGATAACCACTGGGCCAAGAAATGTGATGGAGAGGGACGCATCGAGTGGTGCCGCAG tGTTTGTCAGGAGTACTTTATGGATGGTGGAATGAAGAAGATGCTGGAGAAGGATGCAAAGGCTGTGAAACATGCTGCAACGGCCACTGGGCAGGCACCTTTAAGTACAGACTTCTCTCAGCCCAG tttcaacTTCCGAAACGACAAGCTGCATCTACTTGACGTGGGCAGTTGCTTCAATCCCTTCTTGAGGTTTGATGAATTCCTCACAGTAGGAATTGACATAGTGCCTGCGGTCGAG AGCGTGTACAAGTGTGACTTCCTAAACCTGCAGCTTCAACAGCCTTTGCAACTAGCAAGCGACGCGCTCGACGCGTTCTTGCGCCAGCTGCGTGATCCTATCGAGACTCTGCCCGGGCAGCTCTTTCACGTGGTGGTGTTCTCTTTACTGCTATCTTACTTTCCCTCTCCTTACCAACGCTGGCTCTGCTGCAAGAAAGCCCACGAGCTACTCGCACTGCACGGCCTTCTCCTGATCATCACACCCGACTCGTCGCATCAGGGTCGGCACGCACTCATGATGCGCAGCTGGCGCGTGGCCATCGAGTCGCTAGGCTTTAAGCGCTACAGATACGTCAAATTCTCCCACATGCACATGCTCGCCTTCCGCAAAGTCTCGATCACCACCAGCAGCGACCTAGTGAGTCACAACTACCCCGAGATGCTGTACATCCCACAGGATTTCGGCACACTTGACGAAGACGATGCGTTTAGGGACTCGTGCCAGCCACCGCGCTCCGACTCTGAGGACGAGCAGCTGGCGCGGAGTTTCATCGAGCTCCCTGAGGCGTCCTACGACTCCGACTCGGGCGAGAGTCAGAGCGGCTCGGCCCCATTCCACGAACTGGAGGACCCCATTTTGCTGTACAGCTGA